One segment of Oreochromis niloticus isolate F11D_XX linkage group LG8, O_niloticus_UMD_NMBU, whole genome shotgun sequence DNA contains the following:
- the mbtd1 gene encoding MBT domain-containing protein 1 isoform X2, whose product MENARDLAERTPRSDRKRRDSFGMFDGYDSCSEESTSSSSSDDSEDEVVPSIPASLPIIKNNGQVYTYPDGKAGMATCEMCGMVGVRDAFYSKTKRFCSVSCSRSYSSNSKKASILARLQGKPPTKKAKVLQKQPLMAKLAAYAQYQASQQNQAKLKAVVPGESFDWGQYICSSNTVGAPVSCFKHAPMGTCWGDIEVGVRIEVPNSDTNFSTKVYWIAEIIKLAGFKALLRYEGFDSDTSKDFWCNLCIPEVHPVGWCASSGKPLVPPKSIQHKYSNWKTFLVKRLTGAKTLPPNFNDMVQENMQFPFKKLMRVEVVDKNYLSRTRVALVEQVIGGRLRLVYEESQGGADDFWCHMYSPLIHNIGWSRSIGHRFKRSDITRKLDGQVDAPPQLFQKTKEVDQSGDWFKDGMKLEAIDPLNLSAICVATVRKVLADGYLMIGIDGSEAVDGSDWFCYHGTSPSIFPVGFCEINNIELTPPKGYTKLPFKWFDYLRETGSVAAPVRLFNKEVPNHGFRLGMKLEAVDLMEPRLVCVATVTRIVHRLLRIHFDGWEDEYDQWVDCESPDLYPVGWCQLTGYQLQPPASQSNREMSQSVPKQKKKAQQYKGQKKKSLLRMKEETAEVDEFTFSQGTSDQESNGSGSYYIRQEP is encoded by the exons ATGGAAAACGCAAGGGATTTG GCTGAGCGTACCCCACGTTCAGATCGTAAGCGACGAGACTCATTCGGGATGTTTGATGGCTATGACAGCTGCAGCGAGGAGTCCACCAGCAGCTCTAGCTCAGACGACAGTGAGGATGAGGTGGTACCCTCCATCCCTGCTAGTCTGCCCATCATCAAGAACAATGGACAAGTCTACACCTACCCTGATGGAAAGGCTGGAATGG CCACCTGTGAGATGTGTGGGATGGTCGGTGTACGAGATGCTTTTTACTCCAAAACCAAGCGTTTCTGCAGTGTGTCCTGTTCTAGGAGTTATTCCTCAAATTCTAAAAAAGCTAGCATCTTGGCAAGACTCCAG GGCAAACCACCAACAAAAAAGGCCAAAGTCTTACAGAAACAGCCTCTCATGGCAAAGTTGGCAGCTTATGCCCAGTACCAAGCAAGTCAACAGAACCAGGCCAAACTGAAAGCAG TGGTCCCTGGAGAGAGTTTTGACTGGGGGCAGTATATCTGTAGCAGTAACACGGTGGGGGCTCCTGTCAGCTGTTTCAAGCAT GCCCCCATGGGAACATGTTGGGGAGATATTGAAGTAGGTGTGAGGATTGAAGTGCCCAACTCTGATACCAACTTCTCCACCAAGGTGTACTGGATAGCAGAAATCATAAAGCTAGCAG GGTTCAAGGCTCTCCTGCGTTATGAGGGCTTTGACAGTGACACAAGTAAAGACTTCTGGTGTAACCTCTGCATACCTGAAGTTCACCCTGTGGGATGGTGTGCTTCAAGTGGCAAACCCCTCGTACCTCCAAAAA GCATACAACATAAGTACTCTAACTGGAAAACGTTTCTTGTGAAGCGCCTCACTGGAGCTAAAACACTGCCACCTAACTTTAATGATATG GTACAGGAAAACATGCAATTTCCCTTTAAGAAGCTAATGCGAGTTGAGGTGGTCGATAAGAACTATCTCAGCCGGACACGGGTGGCGCTGGTAGAGCAAGTGATTGGAGGTCGCCTGAGGTTGGTCTATGAGGAGAGCCAGGGTGGAGCTGATGACTTCTGGTGCCACATGTATAGCCCTCTTATCCATAATATAGGCTGGTCAAGAAGCATTGGACACCGCTTCAAACGATCTG ATATAACAAGGAAATTAGATGGTCAAGTCGATGCTCCTCCACAGCTCTTCCAGAAG ACGAAGGAAGTGGACCAGAGTGGGGACTGGTTCAAAGATGGGATGAAGTTAGAAGCCATTGACCCCCTCAATCTCTCAGCTATATGTGTAGCTACTGTAAGAAAG GTGTTGGCAGATGGATATCTCATGATTGGGATAGATGGCTCAGAGGCAGTGGATGGATCAGACTGGTTCTGCTACCATGGCACCTCCCCTTCCATCTTCCCTGTTGGCTTCTGTGAAATCAATAACATTGAACTGACACCCCCTAAAG GGTACACTAAACTCCCATTCAAATGGTTTGACTACCTCAGAGAAACAGGTTCAGTAGCTGCTCCTGTCAGGCTCTTTAACAAG GAGGTTCCCAATCATGGGTTTCGGCTAGGCATGAAGCTGGAAGCTGTTGATCTGATGGAACCAAGGCTGGTGTGTGTCGCCACGGTGACAAGGATTGTGCACCGCCTACTGAGGATCCACTTTGATGGTTGGGAAGACGAGTATGATCAGTGGGTGGACTGCGAGTCGCCTGACCTCTATCCAGTGGGCTGGTGTCAGCTAACAGGCTACCAGCTCCAACCGCCTGCCTCACAGA gtaACAGAGAAATGTCCCAGTCTGTTcccaagcagaagaaaaaggcccaGCAGTATAAAGGCCAAAAGAAAA